A part of Schistosoma mansoni strain Puerto Rico chromosome W, complete genome genomic DNA contains:
- a CDS encoding Phosphatidylinositol-glycan biosynthesis class S protein — translation MTMMMLNSHKSSQSKTFLDSYPELQAYQATSEEKCKTIMISIFYLLITILIGVPLWWKTTAPYHASLPYDEIQMLSSRKIEITVPVTVLNFHAELDDQNLHQIGEIFTRFNLEQQAFTVTDGSDGILMNYHVNTRQMMNQLEIQTYTKSLSNDILSFWLTFENNLSSLNAFNIKDTPKSFEKNHLIEQRRNNSSSVYHFLLLPMDNIDNLWLDGMNFNKSTTSSMKPFSIIRNLLHLNLIYIFIPQTIMSSKDSQLSKVLALHMKYLLDNVLIQTNHLMELVRKYDNSINLSPGQYNEISKIIDKPLSVSSIYDVTVTVLTLDDSVSQLVEESNEISVWTNEMLINPIPWLKAHVGSAFKSWSPFVQVDFYSQRLYGVSAELLKKRSIVKNRKLYVLLARISNLINYLESFLGPPQTAYADSLDMARSNPGLHLILLLNTFKRNNSHAVDCPLPLRFHIPSYPSVVITDYALVPQWGGLISIDASDCMTRTGSTKIIAQKIIYVIRSILGFPQIKEMYFDRDIDNTHTYHIQSNMDLNGQTTNWELNLWFLRRTIECLTETKRTIESLINLLQRLPNMIIRDDVAHEVYHSCSNWSLALDNLKRPDETNDSASSHNEIMCSLGVTFQYAYNALISSNGAFFDHSLLGLLYFEMIRNMVFIRRFSYQSASPYSCQRIEHLN, via the exons ATGACAATGATGATGCTCAATTCACACAAGTCATCTCAGTCCAAAACATTTCTTGACAGCTATCCAGAATTGCAAGCATATCAAGCAACGTCGGAAGAAAAATGCAAGACTAttatgatttcaatattttatctaTTGATTACAATTTTAATTGGAGTACCTTTATGGTGGAAAACTACTGCACCATATCATGCTTCATTGCCTTATGATGAGATTCAAATGTTAAGCTCTCGTAAAATTGAAATAACTGTACCAG TCACGGTGCTCAATTTTCATGCTGAACTTGATGATCAAAATCTACACCAAATCGGTGAAATATTTACCCGTTTTAATTTGGAGCAGCAAGCTTTTACGGTGACAGATGGATCTGATGGAATTTTAATGAATTACCATGTAAATACCAGACAAATGATGAATCAGTTAGAAATCCAAACATACACAAAGTCGCTTTCAAATGATATTCTTAGCTTTTGGTTAACATTTGAAAACAATTTAAGCTCATTGAATGCATTCAATATAAAAGATACTCCGAAGAGCTTTGAAAAG AATCATCTTATTGAACAAAGAAGAAACAACAGTTCATCTGTTTATCATTTTCTATTATTACCAATGGACAATATTGATAATTTATGGTTAGATGGAATGAATTTTAACAAATCTACTACATCATCAATGAAACCATTTTCAATTATTAGaaatttattacatttaaatTTAATCTACATTTTTATTCCACAGACAATTATGTCAAGTAAAGATAGTCAACTTTCAAAGGTATTAGCATTgcatatgaaatatttattagatAATGTTTTAATACAAACTAATCATCTTATGG AACTCGTACGAAAATACGATAATTCTATAAATTTGTCTCCTGGTCAATACAATGAAATCTCAAAAATTATAGATAAACCATTGTCTGTATCTAGTATTTACGATGTAACTGTCACAGTGCTCACACTCGATGATTCTGTTTCACAATTAGTGGAAGAATCTAATGAAATATCGGTTTGGACTAATGAGATGTTGATAAATCCTATACCATGGTTAAAAGCACACGTAGGATCAGCCTTTAAAAGTTGGTCGCCTTTTGTTCAAGTCGATTTCTATTCACAGAGACTTTATGGAGTTAGTGCTGAACTGTTGAAGAAAAGG TCAATTGTCAAAAACCGGAAACTATACGTTTTACTCGCAAGA ATATCCAATCTTATTAATTATTTAGAATCATTTTTGGGACCTCCTCAAACAGCGTATGCAGATAGTCTCGATATGGCTCGTTCTAATCCAGGCTTACATCTTATTTTGTTACTAAAcacttttaaaagaaataattcaCACGCAGTTGACTGTCCTTTACCTTTAAGGTTTCATATACCATCATATCCATCTGTAGTAATAACTGACTATGCACTTGTACCTCAATGGGGTGGTCTAATTTCTATTGATGCTTCTGATTGCATGACAAGAACTGGATCAACCAAGATAATTGcacaaaaaattatttatgtGATACGTTCAATATTAGGTTTTCCACAAATCAAAGAAATGTATTTTGATCGGGATATAGATAATACTCACACCTATCATATTCAATCTAACATGGACTTAAATGGTCAAACAACGAATTGGGAG CTTAATTTGTGGTTTCTTCGACGGACTATTGAATGTCTTACTGAGACAAAACGAACTATTGAGTCATTAATAAACCTTCTACAACGCCTTCCAAACATGATTATACGAGATGATGTTGCTCATGAAGTATATCATTCATGTTCGAATTGGTCGTTAGCGCTTGATAATCTCAAAAGACCTGATGAAACAAACGATTCAGCATCGTCACATAACGAGATTATGTGCTCCCTCGGTGTTACATTCCAGTATGCATATAATGCTTTAATTTCTTCAAATGGAGCGTTTTTCGATCACAGTCTGCTTGGTCTTTTATATTTCGAG ATGATCAGAAATATGGTATTTATACGCCGCTTTTCGTACCAATCGGCTTCGCCTTATTCCTGTCAACGTATCGAACATTTAAACTAG